Proteins co-encoded in one Siniperca chuatsi isolate FFG_IHB_CAS linkage group LG11, ASM2008510v1, whole genome shotgun sequence genomic window:
- the cep170aa gene encoding centrosomal protein of 170 kDa isoform X7: MSVTSWFLVSSGGTRHRLPREMIFVGRDDCELMLQSRSVDKQHAVINYEAGTDEHKVKDLGSLNGTFVNDVRIQEQMYITLKLEDKLRFGYDTNLFTVVRGELTVPEEALKHEKFTSGLQLSKKPPNGETTTTTTTSKSPTKTPTKTLKSASGSTPRSGESRATDGVTASKEPTAKPVDTHKAEERLGGDVTALPRGTPLYGQPSWWGDGDADDENSFKQETKSSNKKHDSSMSVPDSKEARRGEKAKEDGLHASAAHDSSYFEIPTKEGHMANNGIHEIPTKDTEGTTTHPSTTAAQGHASFTIEFDNTSPGKVTIKDHVSKFTPDHHRSRSKKSGTGSGGAGGRDLSTLQAAMMASESKVADWLAQNDPTLVRSESTEDDSKSIKSDVPVHLKRLKGSKHEDGTQSDSENGLGLRFANRRHALEERLKAVHGHVGGGTGGGNITVSGTRATSSRTAFMIEFYDEENPRKRRSYSFSQTAPLQVGGAGGEGLCPQPPSHPKVFSISTSATTASDSGKVPAPISATVAAGAPTAARVLLKQRSEDPSIGRSSASTGLATGSPTSPSEDASVVGRGAGTAGGEAEDDRSDKGTYTIELENRNAEEEEARRMIDKVFGVQQNQDTSSLSDLKGEGKGKETGEAGKEALPGDSSWVSQWASLAANHTRTDPEGSGAETAAFLHKERADAFESGASLSRDESSSSLTDRKRRTLPQLPVDDPRAKSCTKALGLRSEIGEKQDTEPQEKENKGDGESPTPMGDGEMTSKRKQSSTSSPSKAPLRTSGSSERKKRSEERKGGGGVAEGGEKSGKPLVRQGSFTIEKPSANVPAELIPRINRGGSGRERSDSVGSMDTATLLKDTEAVMAFLEAKLRDENKLDQKSNKTGISTKGSGSGFPPRTDSISPESDVDTASTASHVAGEAERKASAGGEQKRRSFSSMHREKSNMSTASKTSVTNASARERLERKSKTRTVEATSRTDARRSVQPSSASSRARQPSLDLTDDDQTSSFPISDILSSDQETYSGPLGHSKLDTRSAKASTSGSSKTSRTLQAATTSSLNKQASLPQPRPTRASLLRRARLGDTSDTDLADADRVSVASEVSTTSSTSKPPSGRKGLSRLDMLAQPRRTRLGSISARSDSECTVTRSSTSSPRLSAETALRLGLRSSTPTENRLTPRMRANSVSKLNETKTKTTTSGYCSPTVSSSSRWRRLPPEYGSTSEEEFGSNRNSPKHGGRSHMRPHHLVPHRSSRLSTTASPGSGMVTGPGGVGVKHRMKEQEEYIRDWTAHSEEIARLFPCVRRISQDLAKDLAILAREIHDVAGEIDSVSSSGTAPSTTVSTAATTPGSAIDTREELVDRVFDESLNFRKIPPVISTNKAPEINGKPVELRPRAPDSLEPRALRRRTWNREEAVLDSLLLNSVSQLSTKIRHSVDKTAGKIRILFKDKERNWDEIENKLRSESDIPLLKTSNKEISSILLELKRVEKQLQVINVMVDPDGTLDALASLGLTSPTTPTKSQTAKITSPSATSPGSLPPAKESLPEILPGPGGSTARVQAASASTEETARHPSVGLGLTGVGGLPFNRVRPSGEEAIAQK, translated from the exons ATGAGTGTGACCTCCTGGTTCCTGGTGAGCAGCGGGGGGACTCGCCACCGACTCCCCCGGGAAATGATCTTTGTTGGCCGGGATGACTGCGAGCTCATGCTACAG tCACGCAGCGTGGATAAGCAGCATGCAGTCATCAACTACGAGGCTGGGACTGACGAACACAAGGTCAAGGACCTGGGAAGCCTGAATGGG ACCTTTGTAAATGATGTCCGCATCCAGGAGCAGATGTACATCACTCTGAAGTTGGAGGACAAACTGAGGTTTGGATATG ataCCAACCTGTTCACGGTGGTGAGAGGAGAGCTCACTGTGCCTGAGGAGGCTCTAAAG CATGAAAAGTTCACCAGCGGCCTCCAGCTGAGCAAGAAGCCGCCCAATGGCGAAACCACTACTACCACAACCACAAGCAAGTCTCCCACTAAGACCCCAACAAAGACGCTGAAGTCCGCCAGTGGCAGCACCCCGAGGTCGGGGGAGAGTAGAGCAACAGATGGGGTCACTGCTTCCAAAGAGCCAACAGCTAAACCTGTGGACACTCACAAAGCAGAGGAGAGGTTAGGAG GGGATGTTACAGCGCTGCCTCGTGGGACCCCCCTGTACGGCCAGCCGTCTTGGTGGGGGGATGGGGATGCAGACGATGAGAACTCCTTCAAACAGGAAACCAAGTCAtccaacaaaaaacatgacagcTCCATGTCAG TCCCAGACAGCAAAGAGGCACGTCGAGGGGAGAAAGCTAAAGAGGACGGCCTTCATGCGTCTGCCGCCCACGATTCAAGTTACTTTGAGATCCCTACCAAGGAGGGTCACATGGCCAATAACGGCATCCATGAGATTCCCACCAAGGACACAGAGGGCACCACCACTCACCCTAGCACCACTGCAG CTCAAGGTCACGCCTCCTTCACCATAGAGTTTGACAATACTTCTCCTGGGAAAGTCACCATAAAAGACCATGTGTCAAAGTTCACACCCGACCACCACAGATCTCGCTCCAAGAAGAGTGGAACAGGaagtggaggagcaggagggagggaCTTGAGCACACTGCAAGCCGCTATGATGGCATCGGAGAGCAAGGTGGCCGATTGGCTGGCCCAGAACGACCCTACTCTGGTGCGCAGCGAGTCAACGGAGGACGACAGCAAGAGCATCAAGAGCGATGTGCCGGTCCATCTCAAAAGACTAAAAG GCAGCAAGCATGAGGATGGCACCCAGAGTGACTCAGAGAATGGACTGGGCCTGCGTTTCGCCAACCGCCGCCATGCCCTTGAGGAACGCCTAAAAGCAGTACACGGCCACGTcggaggaggaacaggaggggGTAACATAACAGTGAGCGGGACCAGAGCAACCAGCTCCCGCACTGCCTTCATGATCGAGTTCTACGACGAGGAAAACCCTCGCAAGCGGCGGTCGTATTCGTTTTCCCAGACTGCACCCCTGCAGGTGGGAGGAGCTGGCGGGGAGGGACTGTGTCCCCAGCCTCCCTCTCACCCCAAGGTGTTCAGCATTTCCACATCTGCTACTACAGCCTCAGACTCAG GTAAGGTTCCAGCTCCGATATCAGCTACAGTGGCTGCAGGTGCCCCTACGGCTGCCCGCGTCCTTCTCaagcagaggtcagaggacCCGAGTATCGGTCGCAGCTCAGCCAGTACCGGGCTGGCGACAGGAAGTCCCACCAGCCCCAGCGAAGACGCCTCGGTCGTCGGGAGAGGAGCGGGAACTGCTGGAGGGGAGGCAGAGGACGACCGCAGCGATAAGGGGACCTACACTATCGAACTGGAGAACAGGAacgcagaggaagaggaggccaggcGCATGATCGACAAG GTGTTTGGTGTGCAGCAGAACCAGGACACCTCTAGTCTGTCAGACCtgaaaggagaaggaaaaggaaaggagacaggagaagcagggaaagag GCTCTTCCTGGTGACTCGAGCTGGGTCTCTCAGTGGGCCAGTCTAGCTGCCAATCACACCAGGACAGACCCAGAGGGCTCAGGAGCAGAAACAGCTGCCTTCCTGCACAAAGAGAGAG CTGATGCCTTTGAGTCTGGAGCATCTCTCAGCAGAGATGAATCCTCCTCCAGTCTGACCGACCGTAAGCGCAGGACCCTCCCCCAGCTCCCTGTGGATGACCCCCGGGCTAAATCCTGCACCAAAGCTCTGGGACTGAGGTCCGAGATTGGGGAGAAACAGGACACTGAACCCCAGGAAAAAGAGAACAAGGGAGACGGGGAGTCCCCAACTCCCATGGGCGACGGTGAGATGACCAGTAAAAGGAAACAAAGCTCCACCTCTTCTCCATCCAAGGCTCCTCTCCGGACCTCTGGCAGCAGTGAGCGGAAGAAGAggtcagaggagaggaaaggaggaggaggagtagcagaaggaggagagaagtcTGGGAAGCCTCTAGTACGCCAGGGCagcttcacaattgagaagcccAGCGCTAATGTCCCTGCAGAGCTCATCCCACGCATCAACAGAGGCGGCAGTGGGCGTGAACGCAGTGACTCTGTGGGCAGCATGGATACTGCTACGCTCCTGAAGGACACTGAAGCTGTCATGGCATTCCTGGAGGCCAAACtaagagatgaaaacaaactAGACCAGAAAAGTAATAAAACTGGCATCAGCACTAAGGGTTCAGGTTCTGGCTTCCCCCCTCGGACTGACTCTATATCTCCTGAGTCTGATGTGGACACGGCCAGCACAGCTAGTCATGTggctggagaggcagagaggaaagcATCAGCTGGTGGCGAACAAAAACGACGTTCCTTCAGCAGCATGCACCGGGAGAAAAGCAACATGAGCACAGCTTCCAAGACCAGCGTCACTAACGCAAGTGCCCGTGAACGCTTGGAGAGAAAGTCTAAAACAAGAACAGTGGAGGCGACGAGCCGGACTGATGCACGCCGCTCTGTTCAGCcgtcctctgcctcctccagaGCACGCCAGCCTTCTCTGGATCTCACTGATGATGACCAAACGTCTTCCTTCCCCATCTCTGACATCCTCTCCTCAGACCAGGAGACTTACTCTGGACCTTTGGGGCATTCCAAACTCGACACCAGGTCTGCTAAAGCCTCCACCAGTGGATCCTCCAAAACCAGCCGCACTCTCCAGGCAGCCACGACCTCTTCCCTGAACAAGCAGGCCTCACTGCCTCAGCCGCGCCCCACAAGAGCCTCCCTTCTCCGCCGTGCCCGGCTAGGGGATACATCTGACACGGATCTAGCTGATGCAGACAGGGTGTCTGTCGCCTCTGAGGTgtccaccaccagctccacctctaaGCCGCCATCCGGTCGGAAGGGACTGTCACGGCTGGATATGCTGGCTCAGCCACGTAGGACCCGATTGGGTTCCATCTCAGCCCGCAGTGACTCAGAGTGTACAGTGACACGGAGCTCCACCTCTTCACCCCGCCTGTCAGCTGAGACTGCTCTGCGTCTGGGCTTGCGCTCATCAACACCAACAGAGAACAGGCTGACGCCCAGGATGAGGGCTAACAGCGTGTCCAAACTGAATGAGACCAAGACTAAAACCACTACATCTGGATACTGCTCGCCCACAG TGTCCAGTAGCAGCAGGTGGAGACGTCTGCCGCCTGAGTACGGCTCCACCTCAGAGGAAGAGTTTGGCTCCAACCGGAATTCTCCGAAGCATGGAGGACGCTCCCACATGCGACCTCACCACCTCGTCCCACACCGCAGCTCCAGACTCAGCACCACCGCCAGCCCAGGCTCCGGCATGGTGACGGGTCCAGGTGGAGTTGGGGTCAAACACCGCATGAAGGAGCAAGAGGAGTACATCAGGGACTGGACAGCACACAGCGAAGAGATAGCCAG GTTGTTCCCATGTGTGCGCAGGATCAGCCAGGACCTGGCTAAGGACTTGGCCATCTTGGCCCGTGAGATCCACGATGTGGCCGGTGAGATCGACTCGGTCAGCTCATCTGGCACGGCACCCAGCACCACCGTCAGCACCGCTGCCACCACCCCGGGATCGGCCATCGACACCCGGGAAGAG TTGGTGGATCGGGTGTTTGATGAGAGCCTCAACTTCAGGAAGATCCCGCCTGTGATTTCAACCAATAAGGCGCCAGAGATCAACGGTAAGCCAGTGGAGCTCCGCCCCCGTGCTCCTGACAGTCTGGAGCCCCGAGCTCTGAGGAGACGCACCTGGAACCGAGAGGAG GCGGTGTTGGACAGCCTGCTGCTCAATTCAGTTTCTCAGCTGTCCACCAAGATCAGACACTCTGTTGACAAAACAGCAGGAAAAATCAG GATATTGTTCAAGGATAAGGAAAGGAACTGGGATGAAATTGAGAATAAACTCCGATCAGAGAGTGATATACCACTCCTGAAAACCTCCAACAAG gaGATCTCCTCAATTCTGCTCGAACTGAAGAGAGTTGAGAAGCAGCTTCAAg TGATCAATGTGATGGTAGACCCAGATGGGACTCTGGATGCCTTGGCCAGCCTCGGCCTGACCAGCCCCACCACCCCTACCAAGTCCCAAACCGCCAAAATAACTTCCCCCTCTGCCACCAGCCCTGGGTCTCTGCCCCCAGCCAAAGAATCACTGCCGGAGATCCTTCCTGGGCCTGGAGGATCAACAGCCAGGGTTCAGGCTGCCTCTGCCAGCACAGAGGAGACTGCACGACACCCCAGCGTGGGTCTGGGGTTAACAGGAGTGGGAGGACTGCCCTTCAACCGCGTGCGGCCGAGCGGAGAGGAGGCCATCGcacagaaatga
- the cep170aa gene encoding centrosomal protein of 170 kDa isoform X8 — protein MGLATSVMEVVPDSKEARRGEKAKEDGLHASAAHDSSYFEIPTKEGHMANNGIHEIPTKDTEGTTTHPSTTAAQGHASFTIEFDNTSPGKVTIKDHVSKFTPDHHRSRSKKSGTGSGGAGGRDLSTLQAAMMASESKVADWLAQNDPTLVRSESTEDDSKSIKSDVPVHLKRLKGSKHEDGTQSDSENGLGLRFANRRHALEERLKAVHGHVGGGTGGGNITVSGTRATSSRTAFMIEFYDEENPRKRRSYSFSQTAPLQVGGAGGEGLCPQPPSHPKVFSISTSATTASDSGKVPAPISATVAAGAPTAARVLLKQRSEDPSIGRSSASTGLATGSPTSPSEDASVVGRGAGTAGGEAEDDRSDKGTYTIELENRNAEEEEARRMIDKVFGVQQNQDTSSLSDLKGEGKGKETGEAGKEALPGDSSWVSQWASLAANHTRTDPEGSGAETAAFLHKERADAFESGASLSRDESSSSLTDRKRRTLPQLPVDDPRAKSCTKALGLRSEIGEKQDTEPQEKENKGDGESPTPMGDGEMTSKRKQSSTSSPSKAPLRTSGSSERKKRSEERKGGGGVAEGGEKSGKPLVRQGSFTIEKPSANVPAELIPRINRGGSGRERSDSVGSMDTATLLKDTEAVMAFLEAKLRDENKLDQKSNKTGISTKGSGSGFPPRTDSISPESDVDTASTASHVAGEAERKASAGGEQKRRSFSSMHREKSNMSTASKTSVTNASARERLERKSKTRTVEATSRTDARRSVQPSSASSRARQPSLDLTDDDQTSSFPISDILSSDQETYSGPLGHSKLDTRSAKASTSGSSKTSRTLQAATTSSLNKQASLPQPRPTRASLLRRARLGDTSDTDLADADRVSVASEVSTTSSTSKPPSGRKGLSRLDMLAQPRRTRLGSISARSDSECTVTRSSTSSPRLSAETALRLGLRSSTPTENRLTPRMRANSVSKLNETKTKTTTSGYCSPTESSQPEPEGGDAEEELMVSSSSRWRRLPPEYGSTSEEEFGSNRNSPKHGGRSHMRPHHLVPHRSSRLSTTASPGSGMVTGPGGVGVKHRMKEQEEYIRDWTAHSEEIARLFPCVRRISQDLAKDLAILAREIHDVAGEIDSVSSSGTAPSTTVSTAATTPGSAIDTREEVGPARPTQPDIQESMRKLVDRVFDESLNFRKIPPVISTNKAPEINGKPVELRPRAPDSLEPRALRRRTWNREEAVLDSLLLNSVSQLSTKIRHSVDKTAGKIRILFKDKERNWDEIENKLRSESDIPLLKTSNKEISSILLELKRVEKQLQVINVMVDPDGTLDALASLGLTSPTTPTKSQTAKITSPSATSPGSLPPAKESLPEILPGPGGSTARVQAASASTEETARHPSVGLGLTGVGGLPFNRVRPSGEEAIAQK, from the exons ATGGGATTGGCTACTTCAGTCATGGAAGTGG TCCCAGACAGCAAAGAGGCACGTCGAGGGGAGAAAGCTAAAGAGGACGGCCTTCATGCGTCTGCCGCCCACGATTCAAGTTACTTTGAGATCCCTACCAAGGAGGGTCACATGGCCAATAACGGCATCCATGAGATTCCCACCAAGGACACAGAGGGCACCACCACTCACCCTAGCACCACTGCAG CTCAAGGTCACGCCTCCTTCACCATAGAGTTTGACAATACTTCTCCTGGGAAAGTCACCATAAAAGACCATGTGTCAAAGTTCACACCCGACCACCACAGATCTCGCTCCAAGAAGAGTGGAACAGGaagtggaggagcaggagggagggaCTTGAGCACACTGCAAGCCGCTATGATGGCATCGGAGAGCAAGGTGGCCGATTGGCTGGCCCAGAACGACCCTACTCTGGTGCGCAGCGAGTCAACGGAGGACGACAGCAAGAGCATCAAGAGCGATGTGCCGGTCCATCTCAAAAGACTAAAAG GCAGCAAGCATGAGGATGGCACCCAGAGTGACTCAGAGAATGGACTGGGCCTGCGTTTCGCCAACCGCCGCCATGCCCTTGAGGAACGCCTAAAAGCAGTACACGGCCACGTcggaggaggaacaggaggggGTAACATAACAGTGAGCGGGACCAGAGCAACCAGCTCCCGCACTGCCTTCATGATCGAGTTCTACGACGAGGAAAACCCTCGCAAGCGGCGGTCGTATTCGTTTTCCCAGACTGCACCCCTGCAGGTGGGAGGAGCTGGCGGGGAGGGACTGTGTCCCCAGCCTCCCTCTCACCCCAAGGTGTTCAGCATTTCCACATCTGCTACTACAGCCTCAGACTCAG GTAAGGTTCCAGCTCCGATATCAGCTACAGTGGCTGCAGGTGCCCCTACGGCTGCCCGCGTCCTTCTCaagcagaggtcagaggacCCGAGTATCGGTCGCAGCTCAGCCAGTACCGGGCTGGCGACAGGAAGTCCCACCAGCCCCAGCGAAGACGCCTCGGTCGTCGGGAGAGGAGCGGGAACTGCTGGAGGGGAGGCAGAGGACGACCGCAGCGATAAGGGGACCTACACTATCGAACTGGAGAACAGGAacgcagaggaagaggaggccaggcGCATGATCGACAAG GTGTTTGGTGTGCAGCAGAACCAGGACACCTCTAGTCTGTCAGACCtgaaaggagaaggaaaaggaaaggagacaggagaagcagggaaagag GCTCTTCCTGGTGACTCGAGCTGGGTCTCTCAGTGGGCCAGTCTAGCTGCCAATCACACCAGGACAGACCCAGAGGGCTCAGGAGCAGAAACAGCTGCCTTCCTGCACAAAGAGAGAG CTGATGCCTTTGAGTCTGGAGCATCTCTCAGCAGAGATGAATCCTCCTCCAGTCTGACCGACCGTAAGCGCAGGACCCTCCCCCAGCTCCCTGTGGATGACCCCCGGGCTAAATCCTGCACCAAAGCTCTGGGACTGAGGTCCGAGATTGGGGAGAAACAGGACACTGAACCCCAGGAAAAAGAGAACAAGGGAGACGGGGAGTCCCCAACTCCCATGGGCGACGGTGAGATGACCAGTAAAAGGAAACAAAGCTCCACCTCTTCTCCATCCAAGGCTCCTCTCCGGACCTCTGGCAGCAGTGAGCGGAAGAAGAggtcagaggagaggaaaggaggaggaggagtagcagaaggaggagagaagtcTGGGAAGCCTCTAGTACGCCAGGGCagcttcacaattgagaagcccAGCGCTAATGTCCCTGCAGAGCTCATCCCACGCATCAACAGAGGCGGCAGTGGGCGTGAACGCAGTGACTCTGTGGGCAGCATGGATACTGCTACGCTCCTGAAGGACACTGAAGCTGTCATGGCATTCCTGGAGGCCAAACtaagagatgaaaacaaactAGACCAGAAAAGTAATAAAACTGGCATCAGCACTAAGGGTTCAGGTTCTGGCTTCCCCCCTCGGACTGACTCTATATCTCCTGAGTCTGATGTGGACACGGCCAGCACAGCTAGTCATGTggctggagaggcagagaggaaagcATCAGCTGGTGGCGAACAAAAACGACGTTCCTTCAGCAGCATGCACCGGGAGAAAAGCAACATGAGCACAGCTTCCAAGACCAGCGTCACTAACGCAAGTGCCCGTGAACGCTTGGAGAGAAAGTCTAAAACAAGAACAGTGGAGGCGACGAGCCGGACTGATGCACGCCGCTCTGTTCAGCcgtcctctgcctcctccagaGCACGCCAGCCTTCTCTGGATCTCACTGATGATGACCAAACGTCTTCCTTCCCCATCTCTGACATCCTCTCCTCAGACCAGGAGACTTACTCTGGACCTTTGGGGCATTCCAAACTCGACACCAGGTCTGCTAAAGCCTCCACCAGTGGATCCTCCAAAACCAGCCGCACTCTCCAGGCAGCCACGACCTCTTCCCTGAACAAGCAGGCCTCACTGCCTCAGCCGCGCCCCACAAGAGCCTCCCTTCTCCGCCGTGCCCGGCTAGGGGATACATCTGACACGGATCTAGCTGATGCAGACAGGGTGTCTGTCGCCTCTGAGGTgtccaccaccagctccacctctaaGCCGCCATCCGGTCGGAAGGGACTGTCACGGCTGGATATGCTGGCTCAGCCACGTAGGACCCGATTGGGTTCCATCTCAGCCCGCAGTGACTCAGAGTGTACAGTGACACGGAGCTCCACCTCTTCACCCCGCCTGTCAGCTGAGACTGCTCTGCGTCTGGGCTTGCGCTCATCAACACCAACAGAGAACAGGCTGACGCCCAGGATGAGGGCTAACAGCGTGTCCAAACTGAATGAGACCAAGACTAAAACCACTACATCTGGATACTGCTCGCCCACAG AGAGCTCTCAGCCCGAACCTGAGGGTGGTGATGCAGAGGAAGAGCTGATGG TGTCCAGTAGCAGCAGGTGGAGACGTCTGCCGCCTGAGTACGGCTCCACCTCAGAGGAAGAGTTTGGCTCCAACCGGAATTCTCCGAAGCATGGAGGACGCTCCCACATGCGACCTCACCACCTCGTCCCACACCGCAGCTCCAGACTCAGCACCACCGCCAGCCCAGGCTCCGGCATGGTGACGGGTCCAGGTGGAGTTGGGGTCAAACACCGCATGAAGGAGCAAGAGGAGTACATCAGGGACTGGACAGCACACAGCGAAGAGATAGCCAG GTTGTTCCCATGTGTGCGCAGGATCAGCCAGGACCTGGCTAAGGACTTGGCCATCTTGGCCCGTGAGATCCACGATGTGGCCGGTGAGATCGACTCGGTCAGCTCATCTGGCACGGCACCCAGCACCACCGTCAGCACCGCTGCCACCACCCCGGGATCGGCCATCGACACCCGGGAAGAGGTAGGCCCTGCACGTCCCACGCAGCCGGATATACAGGAGAGCATGAGAAAG TTGGTGGATCGGGTGTTTGATGAGAGCCTCAACTTCAGGAAGATCCCGCCTGTGATTTCAACCAATAAGGCGCCAGAGATCAACGGTAAGCCAGTGGAGCTCCGCCCCCGTGCTCCTGACAGTCTGGAGCCCCGAGCTCTGAGGAGACGCACCTGGAACCGAGAGGAG GCGGTGTTGGACAGCCTGCTGCTCAATTCAGTTTCTCAGCTGTCCACCAAGATCAGACACTCTGTTGACAAAACAGCAGGAAAAATCAG GATATTGTTCAAGGATAAGGAAAGGAACTGGGATGAAATTGAGAATAAACTCCGATCAGAGAGTGATATACCACTCCTGAAAACCTCCAACAAG gaGATCTCCTCAATTCTGCTCGAACTGAAGAGAGTTGAGAAGCAGCTTCAAg TGATCAATGTGATGGTAGACCCAGATGGGACTCTGGATGCCTTGGCCAGCCTCGGCCTGACCAGCCCCACCACCCCTACCAAGTCCCAAACCGCCAAAATAACTTCCCCCTCTGCCACCAGCCCTGGGTCTCTGCCCCCAGCCAAAGAATCACTGCCGGAGATCCTTCCTGGGCCTGGAGGATCAACAGCCAGGGTTCAGGCTGCCTCTGCCAGCACAGAGGAGACTGCACGACACCCCAGCGTGGGTCTGGGGTTAACAGGAGTGGGAGGACTGCCCTTCAACCGCGTGCGGCCGAGCGGAGAGGAGGCCATCGcacagaaatga